The following are encoded together in the Danaus plexippus chromosome 15, MEX_DaPlex, whole genome shotgun sequence genome:
- the LOC116766489 gene encoding membrane-associated progesterone receptor component 1-like — MSEQEVTSSLWDEFTSPVNLILVFFILYLLYKIVKSHFETIEPAAPAPPPMPKLHKDMTVAELRKYDGSDPEGRVLIAVNNIIFDVTRGKRFYGPGGPYAAFAGKDATRGLATQQVAGSEVEYDDVSDLSPDELAAAKEWEEQFKEKYDIVGRLLKPGEVPNKSNDDDSEEKKTQ; from the exons ATGTCAGAACAAGAAGTAACTAGTAGTTTATGGGACGAATTTACTAGTCctgtcaatttaatattagtgttttttattttatatcttttgtacaaaattgtaaaatctCATTTCGAAACTATTGAACCGGCTGCGCCTGCGCCGCCGCCAATGCCAAAACTTCACAAGGACATGACAGTGGctgaattaagaaaatatgatGGCAGTGATCCGGAAGGAAGAGTCTTGATTGccgtgaataatattatttttgatgtgACGAGAGGAAAAAGATTTTATGGAccag GTGGTCCATATGCTGCGTTCGCGGGCAAAGATGCGACGCGAGGTTTAGCAACCCAACAGGTAGCAGGATCAGAGGTTGAATACGATGACGTCAGTGACCTCAGTCCTGACGAGCTTGCAGCAGCAAAAGAGTGGGAGGAACAGTTCAAag AAAAATACGATATTGTTGGCAGACTTTTAAAACCTGGAGAGGTACCAAATAAATCCAATGATGATGACAGCGAGGAAAAGAAAACACagtag